GCTCGCCGGTGCGCAGCTTGGCCGCCAGGTTGTCCCGCGCCTCGTCGCGGACGCTGCGCGAGAGCCGCTCGAGCGGCCAGCCGCTCGCCTTCAGCTCGCCCAGGGTGCGCGGCCGCTTCATTCCTCTGCGCCCAGCGCCCGGGCCAGGATGCGCCCGTTGGCCTCCCAGACGGCCAGGTAGTCGTCGCCCGTCTGGCCCAGCAGGTCGAGGAGCGCCGGCTTCACGCCCAGGGTGCGGGCCACGCGCTCGGCCTCGCCTTCGAGCTGCAGCGGCGCGACCAGGTAACCAAGGCCGCTACGTGCGAGCACCTTCGCCGCCTCGGCCAGCTCGCGGGGGCTGGGCTGGGCCGCGGGGTTGGGGGTGATCAGATAGACGCGCTCGAGGCCGTACCGGGCCACCAGGTAGGTGAAGGGGTTCTTGAAGGCCACGAAGCGGTTCGTGGGCGCCGCGGCCAGCCGAACGCGGATCGTCCGGTCGAGCTCGGTGAGCGCGCGTTCGTAGGCGCGGGCGCGCTCCTGATAGGCCGCGGCGTTCTCGGGGTCGAGCTCTCCGGCGACGCGGGCCAGGTCCCGGACCACGAAGGTCATGGCGATTGGGTCGGTCCAGACGTGGGGGTCGGGCGCGCCCGATGGCAGCGGCCGCACCAGGGGCCTGGTCGAGTCCTCGGCGCGGTAGACCCTCGCCTGCAGGTTGTTGGGGCGCACCAGCTTGTCGATCATCCACTCGTCGAGGTCCAGCCCGTTCAGGATCACGAGCCGCGCCCGGGCCACCTTCTTCACGTCGGCGGGGGTGGGGCTGAAGACGTGCGGGTTGGCGCCGGGTGGCACCAGGCTTTCCACCTGCCAGCCGTCCCCCAGCACCGCGCGGGCGAGCGCGGCGTACGGGGGGATCGTGGCCACGGCCAGGGGACGCTCGGCCAGCGCCAGGCCGGCGAGGAGGGTGAGCAGG
This genomic stretch from Oceanithermus profundus DSM 14977 harbors:
- a CDS encoding metal ABC transporter substrate-binding protein, giving the protein MKRVLVLLTLLAGLALAERPLAVATIPPYAALARAVLGDGWQVESLVPPGANPHVFSPTPADVKKVARARLVILNGLDLDEWMIDKLVRPNNLQARVYRAEDSTRPLVRPLPSGAPDPHVWTDPIAMTFVVRDLARVAGELDPENAAAYQERARAYERALTELDRTIRVRLAAAPTNRFVAFKNPFTYLVARYGLERVYLITPNPAAQPSPRELAEAAKVLARSGLGYLVAPLQLEGEAERVARTLGVKPALLDLLGQTGDDYLAVWEANGRILARALGAEE